Within Thermus thermamylovorans, the genomic segment CACCCTAAGTCTTGGGCGTCCTGGGGTGGAGGCTACTACCCATAGCGCCCCGTTGTCAACCCCCCCCCCGCGGCCAGGAGGGGCATAATGAACCCATGCGGGTGGCGAGCCTGGTCCCCTCCGGCACCCTCCTCCTGCGGGCCCTGGGGGTGGAGCCCGTGGGGGTGAGCCACGCCTGCCCCAACCCTTCAGGGGTTCCCGTCCTCACGGAGAGCCTGATCCCCAAGGGGCTTTCCCAGGAGGAGATCGACCGCAGGGTACGGGAGGCCTACGCCCAGGGGCTTTCCCTCTACCGGGTGCGGGGAGAGGTCCTAAGGGCCCTGGACCCCGACCTCCTGGTGGCCCAGGGGGTGTGCGAGGTCTGCGCCGCCACCCCGCGGGAGGTGGGGGAGGCCCTGGGCTTCCTCCCCCGGGTCCCCAAGGTGTTGGAGCTACGGGGCACCCGCCTCCTGGACCTCTTCACAGACCTGAAGGCCCTGGGCGAGGCCACGGGCCGGGAAGGGGCGGCGGAGACCCTGGCCCGAACCCTTCGGGCCCGCCTCGAGGGCCTCCCTTCCCCACCCCCGAGGCCCCCCAAGGTGGCCTTCCTGGAGTGGCTGGACCCCCCTTTCCTGGGGGGGCACTGGGTGCCGGAGATGGTGGAGCGGGCAGGGGGCAGGTACCTGGGGCCAGGGCCCGGGGAGGCCAGCCTGCGGACGACCCCAGAGGGGCTTCCGGAGGCGGAGGTGGTCTTCCTGGCCTTCTGCGGCTACGGCCTGGAGGAAGCCCGGGAGGCGGTGGCGGCGCACCTGGCCCGGGGCGGGTGGCTGGGGGCCTACCTGCGGGGGCGCCGGGCCTACCTCCTGGACGCCGGGCCCTTCCAGGCCCTCACCCACCGGGTGGTGGAGGGGGTGGAGATCCTGGCCCGGCTCCTAAGGGGGGAGGCTGCCCAAGGCGCCCTTCCCCTGGCCTGAGGGGCCGGGGCGCCTGGAAGGCCTTATCCCCCAAGGAGCCGCAAGGCCGTGGGCACCGCCTCCCACACCGCCTCGAGGCAGGTACGGACCGCCCGGGGGTTTCCGGGGAGGAGGAGGACCAAAGCCTCCCCCCGGCTTCCCGCCAGGGACCGGGAGAGGATGGCCGTGGGGGTTTCCCGCAGGGAGGCCAGGCGCATGGCCTCGCCAAAGCCGGGGAAGACCTTGTCCAAAAGGGGCAGAACCGCCTCCGGGGTCCGGTCCCGGGGGGCGGGGCCGGTGCCTCCGGTGAGGAGGAGGAGGCGGCACCCCTCCCCCAGAAGGGCCAGGACCGCCTCCTGGATGGCCTCCTTCTCGTCGGGGACCAGGCGGTAGAGGATCTCAGCCTCGGGCCAGCGCTCCCCCACGAAGGCCATGGCCTCGGGCCCGGAGCGGTCGGGGTAGACCCCCTGGCTCGCCCGGTCGGAGACGGTGACCACTCCCACCTTGGTCCTCATGGCCGGAGGATGCGAAAGAACCGCTCCCGGATGGCTTCCTTCCGGAGGTTCTCCCCGATGAAGACCAGGCGGTTCACCCGGGGGCCTTCGGGCCAGGGAGGTCCCTTTTCAAAGTCGAAGAGGCCGTAGACGCCGTGGAAGCGCAGGGGGTGGCGGGAGCCCTCCAGGTTCACCTCCCCCTTGGCCCGCACCAGCCGCCCCTCCCGGAAGGGACCCCGGCCCAGGACCAGGTCCTCCATGAACTCCCGGAAGGCCTCGTAGGGCAGGGCCCCTTCCCCCTCCAAGCCCACCGCCACCAGGCCCTCCCGGTGGGCGTGTTCCGGAGGGAAGTCCAGGAGGCGAAACCCACCCTCCCGCCGCGGGAAGAGGACCTCCTCGGGGTCCACCCCTTCCCCCTTGGCCAGCCGCCGGAGGGGAGCCAGGGGGTTCAGGGCCCGCACCGCCTCCTCCGCCCTCTCCAGGGCCTCGGGCTCCGCCCGGTCGGCTTTGGTGAGGAGGAGGAGGTCGGCGTAGCGGATCTGGGCCTTGGCCTCGGGGAAGGCCAGGTACAGGTCCAGGTGCAGGGGGTCCACCAGGGCCACCACCCCCGCCAGGCGGTAGGCCTCCCGCACCCCAGGGGAGAGGAGGACCCTGAGGATGGGGGCCGGGTGGGCCAGGCCCGAGGTTTCCAGGAGGAGGTGGCGGAAGCCCCCCCGGCGGTGGAGGGCGGCCAGGGCCGCCAAAAGCTCCCCCTCCAGCCCGCAACAGAGGCACCCCTCCGCCAGGGCCTCTGCCCGCCCCTCCACCAGGCGCTGGTCCAGGGGGACCTCCCCGAACTCGTTCACCAGGACGAAAAGCCCCTCCTGCTGCCTTAGGAGGCGGTTCACCAAGGTGGTCTTACCCGCCCCCAGGAAGCCGGTGATGAGGGTGATGGGAACCCGCCCGTCCACGGCTACTCCAGGCAGAGGGCCAAGGCGCTTTCGATCTCGGCCCGGCGCCGCAGGATGCCCTGGCCGATGAAGACGATCTCGGTGCCCTCCTCCTCCCCGCCCAGGTCCAGGTAGAGGGGGGCCTCCTTCGCCGGGGCCTCCTCCAAGGCCTCGAGGACCACGCTCTCCCCCGCTTGGGAGAGGAGGGCCGGGGGATGGTCGGCGAAGCGCACGAACCCCTTGGCGCGGAGCACATAGGCCGGGAAGGACTCCAGGAAGCTCCAGAACTTGGCGAAGCGGAAGGGGCGCCCCTGCCGGTAGACAAAGCTCTGGAAGCCGTACTCCTCGGTTTCCTTGGTGGGGGCCTGCCACTCCCGCTCCCAGTCGGGGTGGCGCACCCCTTCCTCGTAGTCGTAGAGCCCGGTGCCCAGGATCTGGCCCGGGTCCACCGCCCCCCGCACCGCCCGGAGGATCCTGGCCCCAGGGTTGAGGGCCCGCAGGAAGCCCTCCAGCCGGGCAAGCTCCTCCTCCCCCACCAGATCCACCTTGTTGAGCACCAGGATGTTGGCGAACTCCACCTGCTCCGCCAGAAGGGGGGCCAGGGGTTCCTCCACCGGGTTGCCCTCCGCGTCCTCCACCTCCCCCACCTCCTCCCAAAGCTTAAAGAAGCGGGCAGCGTCCACCACGCTCACGATGGCGTCCAGCCGCACCTTCTCGGGCAAGCTTCCCATATAGAAGGTCTGGGCGATGGGAAGGGGCTCCCCGATGCCCGTGGACTCCACCAGGATGTAGTCCAAGGGCTCCTCGGCCAAGCGCTCCAGCTCGCTGAGGAGATCCTCCCGCAGGGTGCAGCAGATGCAGCCGTTGGCGAGCTCCACCAACCGCTCCGTGCGCCCCACCACCAGCCTGGCGTCCACGTTCACCTCCGCCAGGTCGTTCACCACCACCGCCACCCGCTTGCCCGCAAGGCCAGTGCGCAGGAGGTGGTTGATGAGGGTGGTCTTGCCCGCGCCCAAAAAGCCCACCAGAACGGTAACCGGTATGGGTCTTGCCA encodes:
- a CDS encoding ABC transporter substrate-binding protein, with product MRVASLVPSGTLLLRALGVEPVGVSHACPNPSGVPVLTESLIPKGLSQEEIDRRVREAYAQGLSLYRVRGEVLRALDPDLLVAQGVCEVCAATPREVGEALGFLPRVPKVLELRGTRLLDLFTDLKALGEATGREGAAETLARTLRARLEGLPSPPPRPPKVAFLEWLDPPFLGGHWVPEMVERAGGRYLGPGPGEASLRTTPEGLPEAEVVFLAFCGYGLEEAREAVAAHLARGGWLGAYLRGRRAYLLDAGPFQALTHRVVEGVEILARLLRGEAAQGALPLA
- the mog gene encoding molybdopterin adenylyltransferase, with protein sequence MRTKVGVVTVSDRASQGVYPDRSGPEAMAFVGERWPEAEILYRLVPDEKEAIQEAVLALLGEGCRLLLLTGGTGPAPRDRTPEAVLPLLDKVFPGFGEAMRLASLRETPTAILSRSLAGSRGEALVLLLPGNPRAVRTCLEAVWEAVPTALRLLGG
- a CDS encoding CobW family GTP-binding protein produces the protein MDGRVPITLITGFLGAGKTTLVNRLLRQQEGLFVLVNEFGEVPLDQRLVEGRAEALAEGCLCCGLEGELLAALAALHRRGGFRHLLLETSGLAHPAPILRVLLSPGVREAYRLAGVVALVDPLHLDLYLAFPEAKAQIRYADLLLLTKADRAEPEALERAEEAVRALNPLAPLRRLAKGEGVDPEEVLFPRREGGFRLLDFPPEHAHREGLVAVGLEGEGALPYEAFREFMEDLVLGRGPFREGRLVRAKGEVNLEGSRHPLRFHGVYGLFDFEKGPPWPEGPRVNRLVFIGENLRKEAIRERFFRILRP
- a CDS encoding CobW family GTP-binding protein: MARPIPVTVLVGFLGAGKTTLINHLLRTGLAGKRVAVVVNDLAEVNVDARLVVGRTERLVELANGCICCTLREDLLSELERLAEEPLDYILVESTGIGEPLPIAQTFYMGSLPEKVRLDAIVSVVDAARFFKLWEEVGEVEDAEGNPVEEPLAPLLAEQVEFANILVLNKVDLVGEEELARLEGFLRALNPGARILRAVRGAVDPGQILGTGLYDYEEGVRHPDWEREWQAPTKETEEYGFQSFVYRQGRPFRFAKFWSFLESFPAYVLRAKGFVRFADHPPALLSQAGESVVLEALEEAPAKEAPLYLDLGGEEEGTEIVFIGQGILRRRAEIESALALCLE